The Stigmatella aurantiaca DW4/3-1 genome contains the following window.
CTGGGGAGTTCATCTGGGTCCCGAGCCCGGTGTTTGCCAAGGCGATGCGCGGCAAGGTCAGCAGCGGCTCGTACACCTATGAAGTGGCGGAGGCACTGGGCATCGCCGATGCCATCGAGCGAGTGGGTCAGCTTCAGGCCGACCTCCGCAAGGCCATCCAGCTGTCCCTCCAATACATCCCTCAGGCCGTCGGGAAGCACGTCGAGAAGGCTCTCATCTCCATCCTGGTGGCGCTCCTCGAGATAGCGGTCATGGCGATGCTGCTGCTCGCCATCTGTACAGCGATTGGCGCCGCGATCGGGGCGCTGGCTGGCGGCGTAGGGGCTGCTCCCGGCGCCGCAGTTGGCTTCGAGGTGGGGCTGGCGATTCTCGATTGGTTGGGGTTGGCCTTCCTCGTTACATGGGCCGCGGACGCTGTCGTTCGCATCGGGTCAGCCTTCGCCACCTTTTTCAGCAGCGTGTGGAACGCCCGCGGCGATTCCAAAAAGCTCGACCAAGCGGCGCGCGAACTGGCCGAGGCGATCGGCGTCCTGGCTGGCGTGATTGTCGAAGCGCTCGTCATGTGGGCGTCGGCCAAGGGCGTCCAGGCCGCGCTCAAGGTGCTCAAGGGCACTGCGGTGGAGAGAGCCTTCGGCGAGAGTCAGCTCGGTTCATGGCTTCGAGAGCGGGTGACGGACGCCGGGAAAGGCAAGTCTCCTCGTGAGAACCTAGAGTCCGGGAAGAACAAGGAGCAGCCCAAGACAGGCGGCCAGGAGAAGGCTCGGACGAAACCGGCTGAAGAGGTGCCCGGTTGGCCACCCAAAGCTCCTCAGGGAAAGAAACCCAAGTTGGGGGCGAAGGGGGCTGCTGAGTGGCGTTATGAGCGGTACCGCCATCAACAGTTCAAGAAAGGAAGGAAACAGGAGGATCTCCTCGACTTCGAGACCTACAAGAGACGTCATTACAAGGCTGCCTCCGAGGGGGGCCGCCCAGGACGCAGCGGGGGAGGAAACCAAGTCAAGACCCGTCAGTTCCTCGAGCAGAAAGAGGGTTTCCAGAATACTGAAACCACGGTGCTGAATGGCAAATACGTCGACCTCATCAAGCCCAATGAAAAGGGCGGCATCGATTACGTGGAGGTGGATGCACTGCTCAAGAAAGGCACTCCCATCAAGCGGCTGCGTGAAAAGCTCAAGATCGAACTGGACGGTTTGAAGGAAGGAGACAGGCTTATCTACATCGACAAACTGGATCCAGCCAAACGCATTATTTATGAGCATGGCGAAAAGCCCAGCGTGGTTGACACCAAGACATGGAAGGATTGAGAAGGTCCGAGGATGAGCCTGTTTATTCACATATTCTGCCAAGCGGACAAGCCGCTCCGCGCTCGAGAAATTACTCACTTCATTGAGGAGGGTGCCTATTTCAGCAGCCCTCCGAAGGTCACCGTGTCTCCCCCTCCGTCGCAGCCAGACGATGCGCAGTGGACGGAGCTGAAGATCGAGTATCAGGCGCGCAAGCGCCCGGTCCTTCTCCATCGCGAGGCCCGTGCCGCCAAGTTCAAGGATGATCAGGATGAGGCCATTGAAGCCCTTCAGAGCGCGGGTTTGGCCAAGAAACACGAGGCGTTGATTTCGCGGCTGAAAGGCGCCCAGCAGCTCATTGTTTTCGAGCTCGATTCGGAGAAGGCGACCGAAGAATGCTGGGAGATGGTCGACAACATGGAGGCCTGGATCGCTCAGGAGTTGAAAGGCCTCATCTATGTCACGGGCGAGGGGTTCTACGATGCGGAGCTGAAGCCCCTCTGCAAGCTTGCGAGCTGAGCCTCCATCCTCCTGGACGCCGCTCCCTCGAAGATGCTGAGTTACCGCGCCCGGTCCCGCTCCAGGAGTTCCACGAGTTCCACCGCCATGCGCTCCCAGGTCCAGGCACGCAGTTTCCCAGACAGCTCCGAGACATGCGGCGCCAACTCCGCCTCCCGCGCCCTCCATCCCTCCAGGCGCCGGACCAGTTCCGCCACGTCGTCCGGATCCTCGAGGAGCAGTTCCTGGAGGGCCTCCGGGTAACGCTCCGCCACCCCCGCCCTCCGGCTCACCAGCGCGGGCAACCCTGCGCACAAGGCCTCCTGAACGCCCAGCCCATATGGCTCGTAGCGCGTGGGCGAGACGAGCAGGTCTCCGGCGGCCAGGAGCTTGGGCACGTCCTTGCGAAAGCCGAGGAACTGGATGCGCCCCCTCAGAGACCGCGCCTGGACCTCATGCTCCCAGGCCTCCCGCTGCGGCCCGTCGCCCACCACCTTGAGGTCCACGTCCCACAGCTCATGAGCGCACAGCCTCTCCCACGCCGAGACGAGCGAGTCGAACCCCTTGCGCCGGTCTCCCAGCGCTCCCACGAACAGCGCGATCCTCCTGGACTCGGGCCACCCCAGCGCCGCCCGGGCGTCCTTCCGCTCTTGCGCGGACACCGGCTGGAAGCGATGGGGGTCGCTCCCCAGGTAGATGACATGAACACGCCCAGCGGGGATGCCCGTCGCCTGGAGGATGTCCTCCCGCGTGCGCTCGGAGTTGGCGATGACAAGGCGGGCCCGGCGCACGGCCCGGCGCTCGGTGTAACGGTAGTACCGCTGGCTCACGTGGGCCTTGAGCTGGCGCAGGGGCGTCCCCGTGGCCTCGGAGGCATAAGCCCCGTGGACATAGTGGATCCAGTTGACCGCTGGGACCGTGCAATTGCCGCCGTTGGCCACCACCTCGCCCCCTTCCGCCAAGGTTCGCAGGGCCCAGAGGCGTCCGGCGGCATCCAGCAACGGCTCGCCGAGCAGGTAGGCCCCGGCAGGCTTGGGCACCGGAATGAATCGCACGTTGGGAAGGGCCCTCAGCTCGTCCGCCACCCGGTGGGCCACCAGCCGCACGGGGTGGCCTCGCTGCGCGAGGTGGCTCGCCAGGGCCAGGTTGGCTCGGTCCATCCCACCGGTGGCGACGAAATCACCGGCGATGAGCGTGTAAGGTCGCATGGGGCACGGAAGGGCGGGCCTGCTGGACCGCGTGGTGGTGGGCTCCGAAGAGGGCGGCGTTGAGCAACCAGAACACCATCCCCGTCTGGCTCATGAAGAACGGGTAGCTGAAGGTGATGGCGATGGCGCCCAGGTTGAACCCGAAGAGGATGCTGCCCCACAGCCAGAACTCATGCTGGTCGTCCTTGCTCGAGGCGAGCCGCAGGGACCAGAACAGCGTGGCGAGCAGCGCCAGCGGGTAGAGCACCAGCACGAAGATGCCGCCATCCAGCACCCACGCGGCCCATTGAATCTCCACCCACAGGGGCGGCCGGGACGGATCGCTGTTGTCGCCGAAGTAAGAGTTGGGCATCCCGTACCGGCCGAGCCCCGCGCCCAGGGGGTACTCCGGCAGATAGGCCGTGAAGGCACTGTCGAGGAAGCGCCCCCGGTTGTCGTAATAGACGTCGCCCGCCTGGTCCTCGAAGAGCGTGTTCCAGCGGCTGACGATGGCGTCGCCGCCCATGGTGGAAGCCCACCCAAAGCCCACGACGGCAAAGCCTCCCACCACGGCGATCAGCTTGGTCATCCGCAAGAGCCGGCCGTTGAGGGCCAGCACCGCGACGATGGCCAGCATGCACACCAGCAGCATCATCGCGGAGGCACGCACCTGGCACAGGTAGAGGCAGACGATGCCCAGGAAGATGCCTCCCACGCTCACCAGACGGATCAGCCCTCCCTTCTCGCTGAGCAGAAAGCCACTGCCCAGCAGCACGGCGTAGAAGGCTCCCGTGGTGGCGCCACCCGGCGTATCGGTGAGGCCAAAGGGCCGGAAGATGCGCTCCCCAGTGGGCCCCACGAACTGAAGGCTCTGGGTGTAGGCCTCGCCCATGCTCTCGATGATGACCGACATGGCGGGCTGGAACTTGCCCGGGGCATACACCTGCAACACCCCCAGGGCCGCGCTCGCCGCGTTGAACAGGAAGAGCAGCCCCAGCGTGCGCCGGAGCACCTGCGCATCGATGCGCAGCCGGGTGACCCAGATGAGGGGCCCCAGGACGGCGAACTGGATGCCCAACTGGGCCGCCCCCGCCATCAGGCTGCTCGTCTGCGGGTGGAAGAGGTTGAGCGCCGTGACCGCCATCGCGGCGAGCGCGAACGGCAAGGCGGGGTGCCGCAAGCGTTGGCCAGGCACGAGCGCGAGCAGCAACAGGCTCGCCCCGAACGAGAAGATGCGGAAGATCATCCGCAGCGGGGCCAGCACCTCCCACAGCAAGGCGAGCTGGGTGAGGATCTGCACGGCGATGAACAGCGGCACCAGGGCGCTCGACGAGAGCAGCCCCTTGCGCTCGGCGCGCTCGGGAACCGGGGGCGCCTCGCGCCCCGCCCCGGGCGCGGCGTCCCCAGGCGCTGGAACGCGGCGGACATACCGCTGATGCAGCACCCCCGGCCCCTGGAGCGGCAGGGGGCTGCCAAAGGAGGTGGGCGCGCGTCCCCCGGGCCGCCTCATGAGAGGCCTCGCGAGCTGAAGGTCCGGAGATCCTCGGCCAGTCCCCGGAAAAAGACGGACGGCTCACAGAGCTCCCTGGCGCGCGCGGGCCCCGCCGCCCCCAGCCGCCGACGCTCCTCGGGGGCTTCGATCAAACGCCGCAGGGCCTCGGCCAGGGGCTCGGGACGGGGCGCGACAAGCACA
Protein-coding sequences here:
- a CDS encoding glycosyltransferase family 4 protein — encoded protein: MRPYTLIAGDFVATGGMDRANLALASHLAQRGHPVRLVAHRVADELRALPNVRFIPVPKPAGAYLLGEPLLDAAGRLWALRTLAEGGEVVANGGNCTVPAVNWIHYVHGAYASEATGTPLRQLKAHVSQRYYRYTERRAVRRARLVIANSERTREDILQATGIPAGRVHVIYLGSDPHRFQPVSAQERKDARAALGWPESRRIALFVGALGDRRKGFDSLVSAWERLCAHELWDVDLKVVGDGPQREAWEHEVQARSLRGRIQFLGFRKDVPKLLAAGDLLVSPTRYEPYGLGVQEALCAGLPALVSRRAGVAERYPEALQELLLEDPDDVAELVRRLEGWRAREAELAPHVSELSGKLRAWTWERMAVELVELLERDRAR
- a CDS encoding SH3 domain-containing protein, whose amino-acid sequence is MPGPSSSYLVVWWYDAAAKDTSRRVSPSFVRGALDGWLRSRRQSLREIYVALEGGRSTNLSAAGRDIRDEQLKKSIGEAFLAGKLVALSLDSSAISSKASTQRGNPVLGGVPSDKPSEGEARLVSQLPAEGEYVGEIGIVSWDGTSELRLRSSPKTGNNVIGNLAFNTHVQVIKRLSGGWLYVSTRDGLMGYVATEYIWCAPVHPLPEPNVLLQRVAPGRPGYAISIAKQHYSQSVKWGQDLRFYVAVLALVNRRPLPPFVEGWKTLQFTAGEFIWVPSPVFAKAMRGKVSSGSYTYEVAEALGIADAIERVGQLQADLRKAIQLSLQYIPQAVGKHVEKALISILVALLEIAVMAMLLLAICTAIGAAIGALAGGVGAAPGAAVGFEVGLAILDWLGLAFLVTWAADAVVRIGSAFATFFSSVWNARGDSKKLDQAARELAEAIGVLAGVIVEALVMWASAKGVQAALKVLKGTAVERAFGESQLGSWLRERVTDAGKGKSPRENLESGKNKEQPKTGGQEKARTKPAEEVPGWPPKAPQGKKPKLGAKGAAEWRYERYRHQQFKKGRKQEDLLDFETYKRRHYKAASEGGRPGRSGGGNQVKTRQFLEQKEGFQNTETTVLNGKYVDLIKPNEKGGIDYVEVDALLKKGTPIKRLREKLKIELDGLKEGDRLIYIDKLDPAKRIIYEHGEKPSVVDTKTWKD
- a CDS encoding O-antigen ligase family protein translates to MRRPGGRAPTSFGSPLPLQGPGVLHQRYVRRVPAPGDAAPGAGREAPPVPERAERKGLLSSSALVPLFIAVQILTQLALLWEVLAPLRMIFRIFSFGASLLLLALVPGQRLRHPALPFALAAMAVTALNLFHPQTSSLMAGAAQLGIQFAVLGPLIWVTRLRIDAQVLRRTLGLLFLFNAASAALGVLQVYAPGKFQPAMSVIIESMGEAYTQSLQFVGPTGERIFRPFGLTDTPGGATTGAFYAVLLGSGFLLSEKGGLIRLVSVGGIFLGIVCLYLCQVRASAMMLLVCMLAIVAVLALNGRLLRMTKLIAVVGGFAVVGFGWASTMGGDAIVSRWNTLFEDQAGDVYYDNRGRFLDSAFTAYLPEYPLGAGLGRYGMPNSYFGDNSDPSRPPLWVEIQWAAWVLDGGIFVLVLYPLALLATLFWSLRLASSKDDQHEFWLWGSILFGFNLGAIAITFSYPFFMSQTGMVFWLLNAALFGAHHHAVQQARPSVPHATLHAHRR